A portion of the Chlamydia avium 10DC88 genome contains these proteins:
- a CDS encoding HEAT repeat domain-containing protein — MRQQLLIRNFSVAIQEAKGLLSSSDYSLDQARLALRVLVQGKEYSSWRSSFIGCQQRYPQLSRDRDVLEDFAQQILIDGIRHPSMTVRALSVLAMGLARDFRLTPWIVSSLYDDSVIVRTLALQVALHYGSKDLKDAVSYVARYDDAMQVRIMAYHVAAMLDIEELFPYLQEQSKNSLIDGEERRAAWQASLRFPSQKIMLTTVQSDIDHAVFACKLFLEGKEECEESTLQNLLAIPYPEVQEMALRIVLSCGRDMSCSSPYIASQVRNIAVNSPIPKVSLQAAAILYLQGDPLGEELLTTGLLSPYASICEAASASICSLGIRGKELANKYLDTVVSRKAAANLAILLLVSRENVEKAGDVIADFISDPEICWAVEHFLFDSPWLIQASPPGYADMVKSEIVRKLIRLLSVARYSKVKQVTRDFFAERQHQGWSFFSGLFWEEGDEYTPDTWSLDENFATQLEATLSVLCREKTSSSLQKAIGLYPKSSWQDKLTILEAIAFSENLNAIDFLIDCCYFETPSLRSAAAGALLALFK; from the coding sequence TTGCGACAGCAGTTACTAATTCGGAATTTTTCTGTAGCTATACAAGAAGCCAAAGGATTATTGTCTTCCTCAGACTATTCTCTTGATCAAGCACGGTTAGCTTTACGAGTTTTGGTTCAGGGAAAAGAGTATTCCTCTTGGCGTAGTTCGTTTATTGGTTGTCAACAGCGCTATCCTCAATTATCTCGGGATCGTGATGTTCTGGAAGATTTTGCTCAACAGATTCTTATTGATGGCATTCGTCATCCTTCCATGACAGTACGTGCTTTAAGTGTATTGGCTATGGGATTAGCTCGAGATTTCCGTTTAACGCCTTGGATTGTTTCTAGTCTTTATGATGATAGTGTTATTGTTCGTACACTAGCTTTACAGGTTGCATTGCATTATGGATCTAAGGATTTAAAAGATGCTGTTTCTTATGTAGCACGCTATGATGATGCCATGCAGGTACGTATTATGGCATATCATGTTGCTGCTATGCTGGATATAGAGGAATTATTTCCTTATCTTCAGGAACAGTCCAAGAATTCTCTTATTGATGGAGAAGAACGTCGTGCTGCTTGGCAGGCTTCTTTACGGTTTCCTTCACAGAAAATCATGCTAACAACTGTACAAAGTGATATCGATCATGCAGTATTTGCATGTAAACTTTTTCTTGAAGGTAAAGAGGAGTGCGAAGAAAGCACTTTGCAAAATCTTTTAGCTATTCCTTATCCTGAAGTTCAGGAAATGGCTCTTCGTATTGTATTGTCTTGTGGAAGGGATATGAGTTGTTCTTCTCCATATATTGCTTCTCAAGTACGTAATATTGCAGTGAATTCCCCCATACCAAAAGTAAGTTTACAAGCTGCAGCTATCTTATATCTTCAAGGAGATCCTTTAGGTGAGGAGCTTTTAACCACAGGATTGCTATCTCCATATGCATCTATTTGTGAAGCAGCTTCTGCATCTATATGTTCTTTAGGAATTCGAGGGAAGGAGTTGGCTAATAAGTATCTTGACACTGTGGTTTCTAGGAAAGCTGCTGCTAATTTAGCTATTTTACTTCTTGTAAGTCGAGAGAATGTGGAAAAAGCAGGAGACGTGATTGCTGATTTTATTTCTGATCCAGAGATATGTTGGGCAGTGGAACATTTTCTTTTTGATTCTCCCTGGTTAATACAGGCATCTCCTCCAGGATATGCTGATATGGTGAAAAGTGAAATCGTAAGAAAGTTAATTCGTTTACTATCGGTAGCCCGATATAGCAAGGTTAAACAAGTAACTCGAGATTTTTTTGCCGAAAGGCAACACCAGGGCTGGAGTTTTTTCTCTGGTCTCTTTTGGGAAGAGGGGGACGAATATACCCCAGATACTTGGAGCTTGGATGAGAATTTTGCTACGCAATTAGAAGCAACGCTTTCTGTGTTGTGTAGGGAAAAAACATCATCTTCTTTGCAAAAAGCCATAGGTTTATATCCTAAAAGTAGTTGGCAAGATAAGCTAACTATTTTAGAAGCCATTGCTTTTTCAGAGAATTTGAATGCAATTGATTTCCTTATAGATTGTTGTTATTTTGAGACCCCCTCACTACGGTCTGCAGCTGCGGGGGCATTGCTTGCTTTATTTAAGTAA
- a CDS encoding histidine triad nucleotide-binding protein: protein MTIFEKIIAGTVECDKVFENENFIVIKDLFPQAAVHLLIIPKKHIKRLQDMQEDDFTLLAEAGRIIQQLAEEFSIADGYRVVINNGIEGGQSVFHLHIHLLGGSSLGAIA, encoded by the coding sequence ATGACCATTTTTGAAAAGATCATTGCAGGTACTGTTGAATGTGATAAGGTATTTGAAAATGAAAACTTTATTGTGATTAAAGATCTCTTTCCTCAAGCAGCTGTTCATTTATTGATCATTCCCAAAAAACATATTAAGAGATTACAAGATATGCAAGAGGATGACTTTACTTTGCTTGCTGAGGCAGGAAGGATTATTCAGCAATTAGCTGAAGAATTTTCCATTGCTGATGGGTATCGTGTTGTGATTAATAATGGTATCGAAGGAGGGCAGAGCGTATTCCATTTACATATTCATCTTTTAGGAGGAAGTTCCTTAGGGGCTATAGCATAG
- a CDS encoding MYG1 family protein, which yields MRIPRSVGTHDGSFHADEVTACALLILFNLIDEDKVVRTRSPEKLAECEYVCDVGGVYSIEDKRFDHHQVSYEGPWSSAGMILDYLKRLELIDTEEYQFLNHSLIHGIDEQDNGRFFSKEGFCSFSDIIKIYNSEEGKDSSDADFFFALRFALDLLKRLRSKFRYDRMCRDAVRSAMEKDDFCLYFDRPLAWQENFFFLGGENHPAAFVCFPTCGQWILRGIPPTLERRMEVRVPFPESWAGLLGKELEEVSGLPGAIFCHKGLFLSVWDSQDHCRRALQWVLEHRGLV from the coding sequence ATGCGAATTCCGAGAAGCGTTGGTACACACGACGGTTCTTTTCATGCTGACGAGGTTACAGCATGTGCGTTGCTTATTTTGTTCAATCTTATTGATGAAGACAAAGTTGTCCGTACGCGAAGTCCAGAGAAACTTGCAGAATGTGAGTATGTTTGTGATGTCGGAGGCGTCTATTCTATAGAAGATAAAAGATTTGATCATCATCAAGTTTCTTACGAAGGTCCTTGGAGTAGCGCAGGGATGATTTTAGATTATCTTAAGAGATTAGAGTTAATTGATACAGAAGAATACCAATTTCTGAATCATTCTTTAATTCATGGTATCGATGAGCAAGATAATGGGCGATTTTTTTCTAAAGAAGGCTTTTGTTCTTTTTCCGATATTATTAAAATCTACAACTCTGAAGAAGGGAAGGATTCTTCAGATGCGGATTTTTTTTTCGCTTTAAGATTTGCTCTAGATTTGCTTAAGCGTTTGAGGAGTAAATTTCGTTATGACCGTATGTGTAGAGATGCTGTACGTTCTGCTATGGAAAAAGACGACTTTTGCTTGTACTTTGATCGTCCTTTAGCATGGCAAGAAAATTTCTTTTTCCTAGGGGGAGAGAACCATCCTGCAGCTTTTGTATGTTTTCCTACATGTGGTCAGTGGATACTTCGTGGAATTCCTCCCACTTTGGAAAGACGTATGGAAGTTCGCGTGCCCTTTCCAGAGAGTTGGGCAGGATTATTAGGAAAAGAGCTAGAAGAAGTAAGTGGGCTTCCGGGGGCAATTTTTTGCCATAAAGGTTTATTCTTATCTGTTTGGGATAGTCAAGACCATTGCCGGCGTGCTTTACAATGGGTATTGGAACATCGGGGATTAGTATGA